In the genome of Schistocerca gregaria isolate iqSchGreg1 chromosome 11, iqSchGreg1.2, whole genome shotgun sequence, one region contains:
- the LOC126295151 gene encoding zinc finger protein 721-like isoform X2: MVNIIHTLTEKVKHPEDMVRCQFCFVHIHNIGRSLEPKHRGERVPLAGHSEALEREGEHGFAACDIKTETCEQSDNLQWRNNHTFSSISLSYCIPQDPENGIPQFSCSSCSETFYTRYDLTNHVFSHIPDAQVPSQICKACGEVSPGPEHHHDVSQGQMQRTSQRQHEGSQFLDKYACNDCPKIFRYRGSLRRHVRIHHGNLDKGSVVKAHKSTPRISCAECNKMFRTKTELRVHIRSHTGERPYSCGVCGKSFSHSSNLKIHNRLHTGERPYSCIACGKFFKSVGELKSHSLVHVVTRLFSCAECGKSYKTGRDLKVHSRVHTDERPYTCIHCGKSFTGNSQLKIHSRIHTGERPYSCSICGKAFKSNAELKSHHRVHSEERPYSCAECGKSYKTSMDLKYHFRIHSEERPYCCEQCGKSFKASFELKSHFRVHTGERAHVCAECGKSFKTRHELKSHSRVHTGERPYTCGQCGKSFTQIGNLKIHNRVHTGERPYKCPECGKLFKTGSELKCHLRVHTGERPYSCSECQKAFKTNGELKVHFRTHTGERPYSCNECGKSFKTSSELKSHSRVHTGARPYTCPVCRKSYKSSYELKSHLRIHSDERPYSCIQCGKSFKGSGELKSHSRIHCGKRPYSCILCRKSFKTNRELTFHFRIHTGERPYHCNVCGKSFTQRSNLKVHFRIHTGECPYKCPECDKSFKSTTELKVHSLVHTTERPYKCTACEKAFKSKSELKVHFRVHSGERPYKCTECEKAFKTSGELKSHSYVHTGIRPYSCISCGKSFSSSSNLKVHIRVHSGERPYKCSECEKSFKSKVELNIHFRIHSGERPYKCTECEKSFKSNSELKSHFQIHTGERPYSCNDCGKSFGCSSNLKVHIRVHTGERPYACSDCTKTFKTNGELKIHSRIHSGERPYTCLVCGKSFKASSELRSHARTHIAKRYHSCPACRKSFKTSRELKFHYRVHTGERPYWCAICGKSFSQSGNLKIHFRIHTGELPFSCSECGKSYKSNTELKIHVRIHTGERPYKCSNCEKTFKSNSELRSHCRIHLGKRPYRCAVCGKSFQKSRTLKIHSRSHLGVCSYVCRICGKSFSYQSNLRLHLRRHIGGQVHICEECGESFETIGELKTHSDIHAGEWPFSCTTCGNESKSRDELQVHVCLKTDE, encoded by the coding sequence GTCCTTGGAGCCAAAACATAGAGGAGAAAGGGTCCCCCTGGCGGGACATTCTGAAGCACTGGAGAGAGAAGGGGAGCATGGTTTTGCTGCCTGCGATATCAAGACAGAGACTTGTGAACAGAGTGATAATTTACAGTGGAGAAATAATCACACTTTTAGTAGTATTTCACTAAGTTATTGTATTCCACAGGACCCTGAAAATGGAATTCCCCAGTTTTCGTGCAGTTCTTGCTCAGAGACTTTTTACACTAGGTATGACCTAACCAATCATGTCTTCAGTCATATTCCAGATGCACAAGTGCCATCACAAATATGTAAAGCATGTGGTGAAGTTTCACCTGGACCGGAGCATCACCATGATGTATCACAAGGCCAGATGCAAAGAACCAGTCAAAGACAACATGAAGGTAGTCAGTTTCTAGATAAGTACGCATGTAATGACTGTCCAAAGATATTCCGGTACAGAGGTTCCCTGAGGCGGCACGTAAGGATTCATCACGGAAACTTAGACAAAGGTTCTGTAGTTAAGGCTCACAAGAGTACACCGAGGATTAGTTGTGCAGAATGTAACAAGATGTTCAGAACGAAAACTGAACTGAGAGTCCATATTCGGTCACATACTGGCGAACGTCCATATTCCTGTGGCGTTTGTGGCAAGTCATTCAGCCATAGTAGCAATTTAAAAATACACAATCGTCTTCATACAGGTGAAAGGCCTTACAGTTGTATTGCATGCGGAAAATTTTTCAAGTCAGTTGGTGAGCTAAAATCCCATTCATTGGTTCATGTAGTTACACGTCTATTTAGTTGTGCAGAGTGTGGGAAATCATACAAAACTGGTCGTGATTTGAAGGTTCACTCACGTGTTCACACCGATGAACGGCCTTACACCTGCATTCATTGTGGAAAGTCGTTTACGGGAAATAGCCAACTAAAGATTCATTCCAGAATCCACACTGGTGAGCGACCATACAGCTGCAGCATCTGTGGAAAGGCATTTAAATCTAATGCGGAGCTTAAGTCTCATCATCGCGTGCACTCAGAGGAAAGACCATACAGTTGTGCCGAATGTGGGAAGTCTTATAAGACGAGTATGGATTTAAAGTATCATTTTCGCATCCACAGTGAGGAAAGGCCATATTGCTGTGAGCAGTGTGGAAAGTCATTTAAAGCAAGTTTTGAACTCAAGTCGCATTTCCGTGTTCATACCGGAGAACGGGCACACGTTTGTGCCGAGTGTGGAAAGTCTTTCAAGACAAGACACGAGCTGAAATCACACTCCCGTGTACACACTGGTGAACGCCCGTATACTTGTGGTCAATGTGGCAAATCTTTTACTCAGATTGGCAATCTTAAAATACATAATCGGGTACACACTGGTGAACGACCATATAAGTGTCCAGAATGCGGTAAGCTGTTTAAAACGGGCAGTGAACTGAAATGTCACTTACGAGTGCACACTGGTGAACGGCCTTACTCCTGTTCTGAATGTCAAAAGGCGTTCAAAACAAATGGAGAGTTGAAGGTTCACTTCCGTACTCATACAGGGGAACGACCATATAGTTGCAACGAGTGTGGGAAGTCCTTTAAGACTAGCAGCGAATTAAAGTCTCATTCACGTGTTCATACAGGTGCCCGGCCCTATACTTGTCCTGTTTGTAGGAAATCGTACAAATCAAGTTATGAATTAAAGTCTCATTTGCGAATACACTCAGATGAACGCCCATATAGCTGCATTCAATGCGGAAAATCGTTCAAAGGGAGTGGTGAACTTAAGTCTCATTCACGGATTCACTGTGGCAAACGCCCTTACAGCTGTATTCTTTGCAGGAAGTCATTCAAAACTAATAGAGAACTAACATTTCACTTTAGGATTCACACTGGTGAACGGCCATATCACTGCAATGTCTGTGGGAAGTCATTTACTCAGAGAAGCAACTTGAAAGTGCATTTTCGCATACACACGGGTGAGTGTCCTTACAAGTGTCCTGAGTGTGACAAGTCATTTAAATCGACTACAGAGCTAAAAGTTCACTCTCTTGTCCATACCACTGAGCGACCATACAAATGTACTGCATGTGAGAAAGCCTTCAAGTCGAAGTCTGAGCTAAAAGTCCATTTCCGTGTACATTCTGGCGAGCGACCATATAAATGTACTGAGTGTGAGAAAGCTTTTAAGACGAGTGGTGAATTAAAATCACATTCGTATGTGCATACAGGGATACGCCCATACAGTTGTATTAGTTGCGGGAAATCATTCAGCTCATCGAGTAACCTTAAAGTTCATATTCGCGTTCATTCTGGTGAACGACCATACAAATGCAGTGAATGTGAGAAGTCTTTCAAGTCTAAAGTTGAACTTAACATACATTTTCGCATTCACTCTGGTGAAAGGCCATATAAATGTACTGAATGTGAGAAATCCTTCAAGTCTAACAGTGAGCTTAAGTCCCATTTCCAAATCCATACTGGTGAACGTCCGTATAGTTGTAATGATTGTGGAAAGTCATTTGGTTGTTCAAGTAATCTAAAAGTTCACATCCGTGTCCACACAGGAGAGCGTCCCTATGCTTGTAGTGACTGTACGAAAACATTCAAGACAAATGGAGAACTGAAGATTCATTCTCGGATTCACTCTGGTGAACGCCCGTATACATGTCTGGTATGTGGGAAATCATTTAAAGCAAGTAGTGAGCTCAGATCTCATGCACGGACACACATAGCTAAACGTTATCATAGTTGCCCTGCTTGCAGGAAGTCATTTAAAACAAGTCGGGAACTGAAGTTCCATTACCGTGTCCATACGGGTGAACGTCCTTATTGGTGTGCCATATGTGGTAAGTCCTTTAGCCAGAGTGGTAACCTCAAGATTCATTTTCGCATACACACAGGCGAGCTACCATTTAGCTGCTCTGAGTGTGGAAAATCATACAAATCAAATACAGAGTTGAAGATACACGTACGCATTCACACGGGAGAACGTCCATACAAATGTAGTAATTGTGAAAAAACATTCAAATCGAATAGTGAACTAAGGTCTCACTGCCGCATCCATTTAGGCAAACGACCATATAGGTGTGCTGTTTGCGGAAAATCGTTTCAGAAGAGTCGCACTCTGAAGATCCATTCTCGTTCACACTTGGGTGTATGCTCGTATGTGTGTCGaatatgtggaaaatcattcagctATCAAAGTAACCTGAGACTTCATCTCCGTAGGCATATTGGTGGTCAAGTACATATCTGTGAGGAATGTGGTGAGTCATTTGAGACAATTGGCGAACTCAAGACTCATTCTGACATACATGCAGGTGAGTGGCCATTTTCTTGCACTACGTGTGGGAATGAATCAAAATCCAGGGACGAACTGCAAGTTCATGTATGTTTAAAAACTGATGAATGA